A genomic segment from Nitrospirota bacterium encodes:
- a CDS encoding oxidoreductase, with product MPLKEASLVKTWTVSPRVKAFRLKVLGEEPFTFVPGQWVNFHLPIKADNPQRAYSIASPPNGSHEFETAITRVEGGPGSSFFHDAPVGASLKFEGPAGRFVLRDPGKSGAAFIATGTGLTPFRSMIPHLLNQGCQPDVLLLFGIRDESEILFRQEFEELARRHANFRFVPTLSRANEAWQGERGYVQLQVEKRLKGRPEMETYVCGLKKMVDEVRKQLLDFGFDRKRIYFEKYD from the coding sequence ATGCCTCTGAAGGAAGCCTCACTGGTAAAGACCTGGACCGTCAGCCCGCGCGTCAAGGCGTTCCGCCTGAAAGTGCTGGGAGAGGAGCCCTTCACCTTCGTCCCCGGCCAGTGGGTCAATTTCCATCTCCCGATCAAGGCGGACAATCCGCAGCGCGCCTACTCGATCGCCTCCCCTCCCAATGGGAGCCACGAATTTGAGACGGCCATCACCCGGGTGGAAGGTGGGCCCGGCTCATCGTTCTTCCACGACGCACCGGTAGGCGCCTCGCTGAAGTTCGAGGGGCCGGCCGGTCGTTTCGTACTGCGCGATCCGGGAAAGTCCGGCGCCGCCTTCATCGCCACGGGAACGGGACTGACACCCTTCCGTTCCATGATTCCCCACCTGCTGAATCAGGGGTGCCAGCCGGACGTGCTTCTCCTCTTCGGCATTCGAGATGAATCGGAGATCCTTTTCCGACAGGAGTTCGAGGAACTCGCGCGCCGCCACGCCAATTTCCGTTTTGTGCCGACCCTCTCCCGCGCGAACGAGGCATGGCAGGGAGAGCGCGGCTACGTTCAGCTTCAAGTGGAGAAACGGCTCAAGGGCCGTCCCGAAATGGAAACATACGTCTGCGGGCTGAAAAAGATGGTGGACGAAGTGCGCAAGCAGCTCCTGGACTTTGGATTCGATCGGAAGAGAATCTATTTCGAGAAGTACGACTGA
- the acs gene encoding acetate--CoA ligase, whose amino-acid sequence MTSRGLDDLWVEKRAFAPSASFRKQANARNGAIYKEGENVLKFWSRCAGEIDWFKPWKKVLDWKEPYAKWFVGGKLNLSHNCIDRHLTGPRKNKAAIIWEGEPGDTRVLTYRDLHREVCKCANALKTIGVKKGDRVTLYMPMIPELPIAMLACARIGAVHSVVFGGFSAEALKDRILDAQSKVLITADGGYRRGGVVPLKQNVDDALQSCPDVHKVVVVRRLGGKMIVPMKDGRDFWWNDLMDAAPMTCEPLPVDSEDMLYLLYTSGTTGKPKGIIHTSGGYLVGAHVTTKHVFDLKEDDVYWCTADIGWVTGHTYVVYGPLSNGASVVMYEGGPDWPEKDRFWSIVEKYGVTILYTAPTAIRAFMKWGDAFPNKHDLSSLRLLGSVGEPINPEAWIWYHTVIGKKRCPIVDTWWQTETGMILITPLPALTRLKPGSATRPFPGIRAEIVDESGKPVKAGGGYLVITHPWPAMLRGIYGDPERYKNQYWSRFDGVYNTGDGAKRDRDGYYWLLGRVDDVIKVAGHRLSTMELESSLVDNPKVAEAAVIGKAHEIKENAIVAFVTLKEGITSSDAVKDELKQHVVKKIGAIARPDDVLFAAELPKTRSGKIMRRLLRDIAEGRAMGDTTTLADPAVVRFLKEKYEHLEP is encoded by the coding sequence ATGACATCACGCGGCCTGGATGATCTATGGGTTGAAAAACGCGCCTTTGCGCCGTCCGCTTCGTTTCGGAAACAAGCCAACGCGCGGAACGGCGCCATCTACAAAGAGGGCGAGAACGTTCTCAAATTCTGGTCCCGATGTGCGGGCGAAATCGACTGGTTCAAACCTTGGAAGAAGGTCCTCGATTGGAAGGAACCCTACGCGAAATGGTTCGTCGGGGGGAAGCTGAACCTTTCGCACAACTGCATCGACCGCCATCTCACCGGCCCGCGGAAGAACAAGGCGGCCATCATATGGGAGGGAGAACCCGGCGACACGCGCGTCTTGACCTACCGGGATCTTCACCGTGAAGTTTGCAAATGCGCGAATGCGCTCAAGACCATCGGGGTCAAGAAGGGCGACCGTGTCACGCTCTATATGCCCATGATCCCGGAGCTGCCGATCGCGATGCTGGCCTGCGCGCGCATCGGCGCCGTGCACAGCGTCGTCTTCGGCGGGTTCAGCGCGGAGGCGCTTAAAGACCGCATCCTGGATGCCCAGTCCAAGGTCCTCATCACGGCCGACGGCGGGTATCGGCGCGGCGGGGTCGTGCCGCTCAAGCAGAATGTGGACGACGCACTCCAGAGCTGTCCGGACGTACATAAGGTAGTTGTCGTCCGGCGGCTCGGCGGGAAGATGATCGTGCCCATGAAGGACGGTCGCGACTTCTGGTGGAACGATCTGATGGACGCCGCACCGATGACGTGCGAACCGCTCCCGGTCGATAGCGAGGACATGCTCTATCTTCTCTACACGAGCGGCACCACCGGCAAGCCGAAGGGCATCATTCACACGAGCGGCGGATATCTCGTCGGAGCGCACGTCACCACGAAGCATGTGTTCGACCTCAAGGAGGACGACGTCTACTGGTGCACGGCGGATATCGGGTGGGTTACCGGCCATACCTACGTGGTCTACGGGCCCCTCTCGAACGGCGCCAGCGTTGTGATGTACGAGGGCGGTCCGGACTGGCCGGAAAAGGATCGCTTCTGGTCCATCGTCGAAAAGTACGGCGTCACCATCCTCTACACCGCCCCCACCGCGATCCGCGCCTTCATGAAATGGGGCGACGCGTTTCCGAACAAGCACGATCTGAGTTCGCTCCGGCTTCTCGGCAGCGTGGGCGAGCCGATCAACCCCGAGGCATGGATTTGGTACCACACTGTAATCGGGAAAAAACGGTGCCCGATTGTGGATACATGGTGGCAGACGGAAACCGGCATGATTTTGATCACGCCTCTCCCCGCTCTCACGCGCCTCAAACCCGGTTCGGCCACCCGGCCGTTCCCGGGGATTCGTGCCGAAATCGTCGACGAGAGCGGCAAGCCCGTCAAGGCAGGCGGCGGGTATTTGGTGATCACCCACCCCTGGCCTGCGATGTTGCGCGGCATCTATGGAGATCCCGAACGGTACAAGAACCAGTATTGGAGCCGGTTCGACGGCGTCTACAACACGGGCGACGGCGCCAAACGGGACAGAGACGGGTATTACTGGCTCCTCGGCCGAGTCGACGACGTGATCAAGGTGGCCGGTCATCGCCTGAGCACGATGGAACTGGAGAGCTCGCTCGTGGACAATCCCAAGGTGGCCGAAGCGGCGGTCATCGGCAAAGCGCACGAGATCAAGGAAAACGCCATCGTCGCCTTCGTCACGCTGAAGGAAGGGATCACGTCATCGGATGCGGTGAAGGACGAATTGAAGCAGCACGTGGTCAAGAAGATCGGGGCCATCGCCCGCCCGGACGACGTTCTCTTCGCCGCCGAGCTCCCCAAGACGCGCAGCGGAAAAATCATGCGACGGCTTCTGCGCGACATCGCCGAGGGCCGGGCCATGGGCGACACCACCACCCTCGCCGATCCTGCGGTCGTCCGATTCCTGAAGGAGAAGTACGAGCACTTGGAGCCGTAG
- a CDS encoding histidine triad nucleotide-binding protein, with protein sequence MENQDCIFCKVIRGEMKTEIQYQDEHVVAIKDIRPQAPVHLLLVPKRHISTLLSVKDSDQALLSHIFQTANEIARKGGFADNGFRIVINCNPNGGQTVYHLHVHLLGGRFMTWPPG encoded by the coding sequence ATGGAAAATCAAGATTGCATTTTCTGCAAAGTCATCCGCGGAGAAATGAAGACCGAGATTCAGTACCAGGATGAACATGTCGTGGCCATCAAGGACATCCGCCCCCAGGCGCCGGTCCACCTCTTGCTGGTGCCCAAGCGTCACATTTCCACCCTCTTGAGCGTCAAGGATTCGGATCAGGCGCTCTTGAGTCACATCTTCCAAACGGCGAACGAAATTGCCCGGAAAGGGGGATTCGCCGACAACGGATTCCGCATCGTCATCAACTGCAATCCCAACGGCGGCCAGACCGTCTACCACCTCCACGTCCATCTTCTCGGCGGCCGCTTCATGACCTGGCCCCCGGGGTAA